Below is a window of Synechococcus sp. RSCCF101 DNA.
GCCCGAAGTGGGAGAAGTTCTCACCCCGGCTGAGGGCATCCGCCATGGCCTGCTTCATGGCCATCCGCTCGAAGCGGTGGTAGCTGTCGCCCTCCACGACGGCCGGGACGATGCCTTCCCTGGCGAAGATGTGCTCGAAGGCCCGCTTCACGGTGCTGGTACCGGCCCCTGAGGAGCCCGTGACGGCCACGACCGGGTGACGCTTCGACATCGACGCTGGCTGAAGAATGCAGGCAGTGTCGCATTCGGCAGGTCGGCCGGCTCCGGGCGGGCCGCTCCGGAGCCCGGGCTCAACCGGCGAGCGCCGTGAGCAGGTGCTCTCCCATGGCCTGACAGCCCACCTCCGTGCAGCCCTCCTGCATCAGGTCGACCGTGCGGTAACCCCGTTCAAGCACGCGGTCCACGGCGGTTTCGATGGCGGCCGCCGCCGACTCCTGCTTCAGGCCCACGCGCAGCATCATGGCGGCGGAGAGGGCCATCGCCAGAGGGTTGGCCCGGTCCTGGCCGGCGATGTCCGGGGCCGAGCCGTGAACCGGCTCGAACAGCCCCGGACCTTCGGCGGACAGCGACGCTGATGGCAGCATGCCGATGCTGCCGGTGAGCATGGCCGCCTCGTCGCTGAGGATGTCGCCGAAGAGGTTGCCGGTCAGCAGCACGTCGAAGCTGCGCGGAGCACGCACCAGCTGCATGGCGGCATTGTCGACGTACATGTGGCTGACCTCCACGTCCGGGTGGTCGGCCGCCATGGCGTTGACCCGATCGCGCCAGAGCTGGCTGACATCGAGCACGTTGGCCTTGTCCACCGAGCAGAGGCGGCGGCGCCGGTTGCCGGCCAGATCAAAGGCGACCGCGGCGATGCGGTCGATTTCCGCATCGCTGTAGGTCATGGTGTTGAAGGCCCGGATGCCGCCCTCGCTCTCCACCCGTCCCTTGGGACGGCCGAAGTAGATGCCGCCGGTGAGCTCGCGTACCACCATCAGATCCACGCCCTCGATCACCTCCGGCCTGAGGCTGCTGGCACCCATCAGCGCCGGCCGGATCGTGACGGGCCTGAGGTTGGCGAACAGATCCATGCCCGCCCTCAGCGCCAGCAGGCCGCTCTCCGGGCGCTGCTCGCGAGGAAGAGCGTCGTAGCGGGGACTGCCGATCGCCGCCAGCAGCACCGCGTCGCTGGCTTGACAGGCCGCCAGGGTTTCGGGCGGCAGGGGCTGGCCACAGGCCTCGATGCCCGCCCCTCCGATCGGCCAGGACTCGAACTGGAGCGCAAAGCCCTCACGCGCCGCCACGGCCTCGAGCAGACGACGGCTCACCGCCGTGATCTCAGGACCGATGCCGTCTCCAGCCAGAAGGCTGATGCGATAAGCGGTCATGGGGCTCCGTGGTTCAGGTGAGGCCAACGCAGGACCATACGACTCGCCCCGTCAGCGCTGCAGACGCTTGAGGGTGCGAGCCATCTCGGGCA
It encodes the following:
- the leuB gene encoding 3-isopropylmalate dehydrogenase; protein product: MTAYRISLLAGDGIGPEITAVSRRLLEAVAAREGFALQFESWPIGGAGIEACGQPLPPETLAACQASDAVLLAAIGSPRYDALPREQRPESGLLALRAGMDLFANLRPVTIRPALMGASSLRPEVIEGVDLMVVRELTGGIYFGRPKGRVESEGGIRAFNTMTYSDAEIDRIAAVAFDLAGNRRRRLCSVDKANVLDVSQLWRDRVNAMAADHPDVEVSHMYVDNAAMQLVRAPRSFDVLLTGNLFGDILSDEAAMLTGSIGMLPSASLSAEGPGLFEPVHGSAPDIAGQDRANPLAMALSAAMMLRVGLKQESAAAAIETAVDRVLERGYRTVDLMQEGCTEVGCQAMGEHLLTALAG